The sequence GGTCATACAGGATTCTTTAGCTAGCCCCTAAGAAATCTCCAGAAGGCTATTGGCTCCGGCGGAACATTCAGTCCTAAATTTTAGCCAATCATATAACCGGACGATCCAATGATGATTTGCATACGCCCCCTATAAATTCATCCGTCCATCACAATTCAGGACATACGCATCGAATCTCATCATGCCTGAAGTAGCAAAACCCGCGCCCAAGAAGGGCTCCAAGAAAGCAGTTTCCAAGGTCGCAGTTAAGGGCGGAAAGAAGCGTCGCAAGTCCAGGAAGGAGAGCTATGCCATCTACGTCTACAAGGTGCTGAAGCAGGTCCACCCCGACACCGGCATCTCCTCCAAGGCGATGGGGATCATGAACTCCTTTGTCAACGACATCTTCGAGCGTATCGCTGGTGAGGCCTCTCGCCTGGCTCACTACAACAAACGCCGCACCATCACCTCCCGGGAGATCCAGACCGCCGTCCGCCTGCTGCTCCCCGGTGAGCTGGCAAAGCACGCCGTGTCTGAGGGCACCAAGGCGGTGACCAAGTACACCAGCTCCAAGTAGACTTCACCATTCAATCAAACAAACGGTTCTTTTAAGAACCACGCAATTCGGCCTAAAGGGCCATTCCTAACAATTGGTTGTCTATGATCGTGTTGAGAAGTA comes from Gadus macrocephalus chromosome 2, ASM3116895v1 and encodes:
- the LOC132470615 gene encoding histone H2B-like encodes the protein MPEVAKPAPKKGSKKAVSKVAVKGGKKRRKSRKESYAIYVYKVLKQVHPDTGISSKAMGIMNSFVNDIFERIAGEASRLAHYNKRRTITSREIQTAVRLLLPGELAKHAVSEGTKAVTKYTSSK